One stretch of Glycine soja cultivar W05 chromosome 7, ASM419377v2, whole genome shotgun sequence DNA includes these proteins:
- the LOC114420305 gene encoding phospholipase A1-IIgamma-like, giving the protein MDTIARKWRDLSGQSNWKGLLDPLDTDLRRYIIHYGQLAQAAYDAFNTEKASKCAGNSRYAMSDFFSKVGLENGNCFKYVVTKFLYATCKAGASESFILKSFNKDAWSQESNWIGYVAVATDEGKAALGRRDIVVAWRGTINAAEWVQDLHFHLDSAPLIFDDARAKVHHGFYSVYTSNKPGSEFNDTCVRHQVLEEVRRLVEEYNRKNEEISITVIGHSLGAALATINAVDIVAKGLNIPKDQPEKACSVTTFVFASPRVGNSHFAKIFTGHKHLRALRIRNETDVVPKLPLKHLFFLDGFSDVGEELVIDTTKSKYLKKEVSAHNLEVYLHGVAGTQGKNGEIFDLDESLRDIALLNKSKDALKDEYHCPVAWRVHENKGMVQQKDGTWKLMDHNKDGILFLHARL; this is encoded by the exons ATGGATACCATAGCAAGAAAATGGAGAGATCTAAGTGGCCAAAGTAACTGGAAAGGTCTGCTAGACCCTCTAGACACAGACCTTCGTCGTTACATAATACACTATGGACAACTTGCTCAAGCTGCATATGATGCTTTCAACACAGAAAAGGCATCTAAGTGTGCTGGAAACAGTAGATATGCGATGAGTGATTTCTTTTCCAAGGTTGGTTTGGAAAATGGGAATTGTTTCAAGTATGTTGTGACTAAGTTCCTATATGCAACTTGCAAAGCTGGTGCCTCTGAATCCTTTATCTTGAAGTCTTTTAACAAGGATGCTTGGAGCCAGGAATCAAATTGGATAGGGTATGTTGCTGTGGCCACTGATGAAGGGAAAGCAGCATTAGGGAGGAGGGACATAGTGGTTGCTTGGAGAGGAACAATTAATGCCGCAGAATGGGTTCAAGATTTACATTTCCATTTGGATTCTGCGCCACTGATATTTGATGATGCTCGTGCCAAAGTACACCATGGTTTTTACTCCGTTTACACCTCAAATAAACCAGGTTCAGAATTCAATGATACATGCGTTAGACATCAG gtCCTGGAGGAGGTTAGAAGACTTGTGGAGGAATATAATAGAAAGAATGAAGAAATTAGCATAACTGTGATAGGGCACAGCTTGGGTGCTGCACTAGCGACTATAAATGCAGTGGACATAGTTGCCAAAGGGTTGAACATACCGAAAGACCAGCCTGAGAAAGCATGTTCAGTCACAACATTTGTATTCGCTAGTCCTCGTGTTGGAAACTCTCACTTTGCGAAGATCTTCACTGGGCACAAGCATCTGCGAGCATTGCGTATTCGCAATGAAACAGATGTTGTTCCAAAACTTCCACTTAAGCATTTGTTTTTTCTGGATGGATTTTCGGATGTGGGGGAAGAGTTGGTGATCGACACTACGAAATCAAAGTACTTGAAGAAGGAGGTCAGTGCTCATAACTTGGAGGTTTACTTGCACGGAGTTGCTGGAACACAAGGGAAAAATGGAGAAATATTCGATTTGGATGAGAGTCTTCGTGATATTGCGCTTCTGAACAAGAGCAAGGATGCTTTGAAAGATGAATATCATTGTCCCGTGGCATGGAGGGTTCACGAGAACAAGGGTATGGTTCAACAAAAGGATGGTACTTGGAAGCTTATGGATCATAACAAGGATGGTATTCTATTCTTACACGCTAGATTATAG
- the LOC114419613 gene encoding phospholipase A1-IIgamma-like, protein MDSIARKWRDLSGQSNWQGLLDSLDIDLRRYILHYGQLAQATYDAFNSENGNCRYPMSDFFSKVGLENGNPFKYVVTKFLYATSQTSAPRACILNLFSKKEWNTRTNWIGYVAVATDEGKEALGRRDIVVTWRGTIQASEWVDNLNFDLDPAPEMFAVDSPFQVHDGFYSMYTSNNPEDVQFGLTSVRNQVQEEVKRLVEEYKNEEISITVTGHSLGAALATLSALDIVAQKWNISKDQQPSKACPVTAFLFASPRVGNSHFGKIFNEYKDKNLRALRIRNKKDNVPKVPFRLFPWGFTHVGEELVIDTRKSEFLKSDASSHSLEVYLHGIAGTKEKKSDGTWPIMDQIHDDVQAIHVETGLAQAA, encoded by the exons ATGGATAGCATAGCAAGAAAATGGAGAGATCTTAGTGGCCAAAGTAACTGGCAAGGTCTGCTAGATTCTCTAGACATAGACCTTCGCCGTTACATACTACACTATGGACAACTTGCTCAGGCAACATACGATGCCTTCAACTCGGAGAATGGGAATTGTCGATATCCTATGAGTGATTTCTTTTCCAAAGTTGGTTTGGAAAATGGGAATCCTTTCAAGTATGTTGTGACCAAGTTCCTATATGCAACTTCCCAAACCAGTGCCCCTAGAGCGTGTATCTTGAACTTGTTTTCGAAGAAAGAATGGAACACGCGAACAAATTGGATAGGGTATGTTGCTGTTGCCACTGATGAAGGGAAAGAAGCATTGGGGAGGAGGGACATAGTGGTTACTTGGAGAGGAACAATTCAGGCCTCTGAATGGGTTGATAATTTAAATTTCGATTTGGATCCTGCGCCAGAAATGTTTGCTGTTGATTCTCCTTTCCAAGTACACGATGGCTTTTACTCCATGTACACCTCAAATAACCCGGAGGATGTACAATTCGGTCTTACCAGTGTTAGAAACCAG GTACAAGAAGAGGTTAAAAGACTTGTGGAGGAATATAAGAACGAAGAAATAAGCATAACTGTGACTGGGCACAGCTTAGGTGCTGCACTAGCAACTTTAAGTGCACTGGACATAGTTGCCCAAAAGTGGAACATATCAAAAGACCAACAACCTTCGAAAGCGTGTCCAGTGACAGCATTTTTATTCGCTAGTCCTCGTGTTGGAAACTCTCACTTTGGGAAGATCTTCAACGAATACAAAGATAAGAACTTGCGAGCATTGCGTATTcgtaataaaaaagataatgtcCCAAAAGTTCCGTTTAGACTCTTTCCTTGGGGCTTCACGCATGTGGGGGAAGAGTTAGTGATCGACACTAGAAAATCAGAGTTCTTGAAGAGTGATGCTAGTTCGCATAGTTTGGAGGTGTACCTGCACGGAATTGCtggaacaaaagagaaaaaatcagATGGTACTTGGCCAATTATGGATCAAATTCATGATGATGTTCAGGCCATACATGTTGAAACAGGTCTAGCTCAGGCGGcctga